CATCGGCCAGCGCGGAGACCTCCGGCGAATGCCCTTCCGGGCCACCGATCAGGAACGCCAGGTCCCTTCCCTGCCCGCGCCAGTGCTCCAGGCGCTGTGCCAGCTGTTCCGAACTCAGCTGCCGTCCCGGCACATCCAGTGCCACCACATAAGCGTTCTTCGGCAGCGCAGCGATGACCCGCTTGCCTTCATCTTCGGTGGCGCGGCGCGGATCGCGCCCCTTGCCACGCAGGCCGGGCTCGATTTCCACCAGTTCGAACGGCAGCCAATGCGACAGCCGCTTCTGGTATTCGGCGAACCCCTGCGCGACCCAGCTGGGCGCGCGTTCACCGGTGGCGATCAGGCGGGCTTTCATCAACGGTCCTCCAAAACGTCGACGGCGCCATCGGCGCCGTCGAAGGGATGCGTCAACGCGTGGCTCAGGCCACTTCGTCGTCGCTGGACGGCGGCTGGTCGCCGACGGTCCACAGGCGCTCGAGAGCGTAGAACTCACGCACGCGCGGCAGCATCACATGGACGATCACGTCGCCCAGATCGACCAGCACCCACTCGGCTTCGCGCTCGCCTTCAACGCCCAGCGGCATCACGTCGATGTTCTTGGCGAAGCGCACGACTTCATCGGCGATCGACTTGACGTGGCGGGTCGAGGTGCCCGAAACGACGATCATGTAGTCGGCAACGCTGGACCGGCCGCGCACGTCGATCTCGACCAGGTCCTTGGCCTTCAGGTCTTCGGTGGCTTGGCGGACGCTGGCCAGCAGTTCCGGCACGGACGGCGGCGGGCTGGGCAGATCGACCTTGATGGTCTGGGGCTGGGTCTGGTTGCTCAAAGTGGATCGACTCGATAAACGTGGGGGCGATTATACGGGGATGGCGCGGCCGCGCCATTCACGCTGTGGCCGGGCGGTACAGCCCGTGTGCAGCGACGTAGTCGGCCACGGCCGGCGGCAGCAGGGCGCGCCAGGGGCCACCGGCGGCGATCTGCGAGCGCACGGCACTGGCCGACTCCTCGCGCAGCGGATGGTGCAGGCGCAGGATGCGCCCGGCCGGGCTGGCGAACAGGGCCTGTTCGTTGTCGGCCCAGCGCCCTTGCAGGGCACGCCCCAGCTCACCGTCGATCGACGCCTGCAACGGACTGCCCGGCCGTTCGGCCACCACGAAGTGGGCCAGCCCGAACAGGGCCTCCCATTCGTGCCAGCCGGACAGGCCCAGCAGGCTGTCGGCGCCCACCAGCCAGGCCAGCGGCCGGCTCGGGCCCAGTTCGCCACGCAGTTCGCGCAGGGTGTCGACGGTGTAGGACGGACGGCCGGGATAGCGGGTGGCACGGTCCAGTTCGCGGCGGTCCAGCAGCAGGCCCGGCTCGTCGCCGATGGCCAGTGACAACATGGTGCAGCGCTGCTCGGCGGTGGCGCCGG
The sequence above is a segment of the Stenotrophomonas maltophilia genome. Coding sequences within it:
- the rlmH gene encoding 23S rRNA (pseudouridine(1915)-N(3))-methyltransferase RlmH gives rise to the protein MKARLIATGERAPSWVAQGFAEYQKRLSHWLPFELVEIEPGLRGKGRDPRRATEDEGKRVIAALPKNAYVVALDVPGRQLSSEQLAQRLEHWRGQGRDLAFLIGGPEGHSPEVSALADEKWSIGPLTLPHMLVRLVVAEQLYRAAAMIANHPYHRA
- the rsfS gene encoding ribosome silencing factor, producing the protein MSNQTQPQTIKVDLPSPPPSVPELLASVRQATEDLKAKDLVEIDVRGRSSVADYMIVVSGTSTRHVKSIADEVVRFAKNIDVMPLGVEGEREAEWVLVDLGDVIVHVMLPRVREFYALERLWTVGDQPPSSDDEVA
- the nadD gene encoding nicotinate-nucleotide adenylyltransferase yields the protein MSLRIYYGGTFDPVHLGHLAIARAARDELQVAVRMLPAGDPPHRAVPGATAEQRCTMLSLAIGDEPGLLLDRRELDRATRYPGRPSYTVDTLRELRGELGPSRPLAWLVGADSLLGLSGWHEWEALFGLAHFVVAERPGSPLQASIDGELGRALQGRWADNEQALFASPAGRILRLHHPLREESASAVRSQIAAGGPWRALLPPAVADYVAAHGLYRPATA